In Methanobrevibacter sp., the following proteins share a genomic window:
- a CDS encoding acyltransferase family protein translates to MGKCIILNSEIALVYNSLGRIGVPLFLMLSGVLLLNNKLPIKEFIKRRYPRVIIPFLFWMTLLIMFFILLNPHILDGNVAVYVIKCYLSDRWYVWMILGVYLLIPIMASFIKTSKLEGVKYFLIIWLITTAMITLSKIFGFSLHYLDLTLFSGPIGYLMLGYYLHNNEFNMSPKKIITVSLIVFISMTLIKTFVANQTAFDPYSFRYMIFSTKSRLEIDTISIVQVSALYLIFKYMSNVSSGIYKRLSEFGNRKMVLALIISIS, encoded by the coding sequence TTGGGAAAATGCATTATTCTAAACAGCGAAATTGCATTAGTTTATAACTCACTGGGACGTATTGGTGTTCCCTTATTTTTAATGTTGAGCGGAGTTTTACTTTTAAATAATAAACTGCCCATTAAAGAGTTTATTAAAAGAAGATATCCTAGAGTAATCATTCCATTTTTATTCTGGATGACCTTGCTGATTATGTTCTTCATCTTATTAAATCCTCATATTCTTGATGGAAACGTTGCTGTATATGTCATAAAGTGTTATCTGTCTGACAGATGGTATGTTTGGATGATTTTGGGTGTTTATCTTTTGATTCCAATAATGGCCAGCTTTATCAAAACATCAAAACTTGAAGGAGTAAAATATTTTCTAATAATCTGGTTAATTACTACTGCAATGATTACATTATCAAAGATTTTCGGATTTTCACTCCATTATTTGGATTTGACATTGTTTTCAGGTCCGATCGGTTATCTGATGTTGGGTTATTACCTTCACAACAATGAATTTAATATGTCTCCAAAGAAGATTATTACTGTTTCACTAATTGTTTTCATCTCAATGACTTTGATTAAAACATTTGTTGCAAACCAGACTGCATTTGATCCATATAGCTTTAGATATATGATTTTCTCAACAAAAAGTCGTTTGGAAATCGATACAATCAGTATAGTTCAGGTTTCAGCCCTCTATCTGATATTCAAATATATGTCAAATGTGTCTTCAGGCATTTATAAAAGATTATCTGAATTTGGAAATAGAAAGATGGTTCTTGCATTAATTATATCAATCAGTTAG
- a CDS encoding acyltransferase family protein, whose product MEIKNSYLDLIKVFSIILISAYVISQAGYELNASHKLTYVLTRLFSNLGFPLLLMVFGVIVLKTKEHSFAVVKKCYRYLIPPFVLLNIVLGLLILYFDGTHSFATNMTASNWFIWIVLSCVLVIPILIEFLRLEKENGIRYILGLFILTSILWSLSVQFDFSMYYIDLVFFAEPLMFMVLGYYLDNKDFNLSKKKLIIISLVIFTAALSIRTLLITNSVNEWNSFFMLLFKNTTLQISIDPFTIVEVSALFILFKSADVFSDSSLVNFYSKISYLFLLIQPIFSIIVINLPLDVSWIHLTVIGTIAMLIISGIMLYVFNICKFVYK is encoded by the coding sequence TTGGAAATAAAAAACAGTTATTTGGATTTGATAAAAGTATTTTCAATCATTCTTATTTCAGCATATGTTATCTCACAGGCCGGCTATGAATTGAATGCATCCCATAAGCTAACATATGTACTCACAAGATTGTTTTCCAATTTGGGATTTCCATTATTATTGATGGTATTTGGTGTCATTGTCCTAAAAACAAAGGAACATTCATTTGCAGTTGTTAAGAAATGCTACAGATATCTCATTCCACCTTTTGTACTTTTAAATATTGTATTGGGATTACTGATTCTATATTTCGATGGAACCCATTCATTTGCAACTAATATGACTGCATCAAATTGGTTCATATGGATTGTTCTCTCATGTGTACTTGTCATTCCAATATTGATTGAATTCTTAAGACTGGAAAAGGAAAATGGAATAAGATATATTCTTGGATTATTTATTTTAACAAGCATATTATGGTCATTAAGTGTACAGTTTGATTTTAGCATGTATTATATTGATTTGGTGTTCTTTGCTGAACCATTGATGTTTATGGTTTTAGGATATTATCTGGATAATAAGGATTTCAATTTGTCCAAAAAGAAATTAATCATTATTTCATTGGTTATATTTACAGCTGCATTGTCAATTAGGACTTTATTGATTACAAATTCAGTGAACGAATGGAATAGCTTTTTCATGCTTTTATTTAAGAATACAACTTTACAGATTAGCATTGATCCTTTTACTATTGTTGAAGTTTCAGCATTGTTCATATTGTTCAAATCAGCAGATGTGTTTTCAGATTCTTCATTAGTCAATTTCTATTCAAAAATATCTTATTTATTCCTGTTGATTCAACCGATATTTTCAATTATAGTGATAAATTTACCATTGGATGTGTCATGGATTCAT